The sequence below is a genomic window from Gadus morhua chromosome 12, gadMor3.0, whole genome shotgun sequence.
gggcaaacaaaacagtttcagtcatttattctctttgcttggacggtataggcgtgtggttaagctatttgatggcggattttataataaataaataaatataatattccgcccggcaaaaccgaaatcgcgcatataattcaacatcatcataataaagaaatggatcgatacggtcacggacaatccgttcccggcgcaaatcgcattgaaactcctcttcccattgctcaaaacgaatagccatccttagtgttgaaatctttttacgtttttttcttttaacggttctttatcgttagtatggaacttacaccagctagaggggaggtgtaaaagataagttataacttagtgttacgttgaaactatctgcttggtgcaactgctatttttttagtagagtgtaaagtcgaacgtttgggtgatttacgttcaacgtagcccaagtgggaccttacgttctgctggtgcaactggACCCTGGGCTCTAGTGGAGACGCTAAACCCCAGACCAGACGTAACATGCCTGACTCTGCATCCAGGCTTTGTGGGATGCTGTCTGAACCCCTTTCCAGGTTGCATACTTGGCCTTCAAACAGGAGCATGGCCCTCTGCAGGCCAGCACACACGAGTATGTTCAGTTGTCCACATTCCAAAATAACTATGAAAAGATCCTAGTTTACCAAGTAAATAGAGCTCAAGTCACAGATTCTGGGGTTTTGAAACCTGCTGAACCCCAGAATTTGTGACTTGTTTATTATGTTGAATGGACTTTACCAATTTTATATAACTGAaaacattaaacatttaaatacattAAGTGGTAGCAATATCAGAACTcaattgattttttttctattgtaatttaccttattaataccatttAAGTAGACACAGTCTTTACACTCACCATATGCGCAGAGTTTGGATTTGGGATCGCACATTGTTGCATCTACCATCTCCTCAAGGTTCTTTGTTGCTGACAGACCTTGGCTGTACAGGGTGTTGGCCATGAACTGTAAGTTCTCGTGCGTTTTACACTGACAGGTTTCACGATCAGCCTCTGTTGGCACCACAACCCAAAATGGTCTTAAGGTGCAGAAACAAGAGTAAGAGACCTGATGTTCATTTTCTGAAAGGAACTTCTGATGCAGATTCTTCATTGTGTCAGTAAGCAAacgtttctgttttttcttcttcttttgagTGACAGTTTGCTTTCGTCCTGTTGTCATCCGGCTGACGTCATCTCTTAAATAGAAAGCCTTTACTTTCTGTTTGCATTCAACCGGTAATCTGTtgctcttttttctttcataggTCATGAGCCTTGCATCTGGTCTGTGACATCGCTTCTTTGAAAAGCCCAGAGTCGCCTGTGCAGCCCTCTGCAGCCTGTATTTCTTTATAATTTTCCCAGTTGTTGCTTTTGCAATAATTTgcttctcccgctccttcttagtgtttctgtatttatttctgATGTCCTCAATTATTGATTCCTGCAACAACAATCTTTTCCTAATGGTGTTGTTAACTCTTTGCTTGCGCAGCAATGCATCCACTGTAGAACGTGGCGATTTTTTCCCCCTGCCAAGCGCTGGCACCTCttcttgtatttttctttttttctcttttccctctccaaCAAGGCCTTTAGTTCTTCAATATTGTTCTGGAGCCTCCTTCTGCCTTGCCTTGCATTCCTCCTTCCAACAACATTTTGCCTAAAACACAAAGCATATTGGCACATTTAAAATACAAGATACTAGAATAGAAGGCCATTATTCACATTAGTGAGTTGTGCTACTTATTATTGTAAAATCCTCTGTGACTCAGGCTACACACtgttattatatttaatattagtTGTGTTTCTAGCTTaccagcaacaaacacacacacacacacagatatacacacacagtaagggCAGATCATTCAAATCATTCTACCTAATCAACAAAGCTTTCAACTATCAACTTTTTTCTGACCTTGAGGGCCCTGGTTGTGGGGAATTTTCTGGCTCTGGAGGAGTGTCTGGACTTGTAGGAGGAGTGTTCATTGACTGAAAGGTCGTCCTGGCTCTGTCATTTTTCCTCagctttctctttctttctcgccATTTCTTTCTTactgctctcttctctctttcgctTAGGTCTGACActttcttttttctcccttcATCAATGTCctttctccacctctccttctctttattGAGGTATTGCTGCCGTCTTTCATGGTCTACATCCCGACGAGCCCTGTAGCGCCGTAGCTTTCCTGCGGCAGACAACGGCGCCATTCCCTGATAATTACATGCAAACCATTTTTAAAAAATCGTATGGAATCTTATGGAAGTATGGAACAAAAAAGGCATAATAATGTATAAAAAATCCAATACAAACTGGGAACACTTATTCATCTAGCCCTCTTACATCCACCCTGTTACTATCTGTCCCCCCTGttactgtgtgtctctctcaatcCAGTGGAACGCAAACTGAGAACAAATAGTTTTTCAAAACCCGAAAATAAAGTACAAGAAAACATTTCAATAAACAAATTCGAAACCTGGTATTGGGAGTAGGTTACATACCTGTACAATTTCAACGATAACCAAGATTCAGGACTCTTATCTTCATGGCTGGAACAAGCCTAACACAAGAAAAAGGACAACTGAAACATTTGGGCAATACTACACGAAGATAGAGTGGCTAGCGCAAACCACGAGGTTAGCTACGTTAACAATGTAAAGCTCACAAAACATAAATGTTCTCGACAAAACATGAAAAACTTTAAGTGCACTCATCCTAAAATACATATGCAAGTTACCATATGCACTAAAACTAAAGTTAGAACAGGTACATATATAAAGTTTGCATTGCACTGCTGTCGACACGTACCTCTCTCAATCCAGTGGAACGCAAACTTGGAAAGGAACGCAAAAATCCAGCATATAGCCACCACTATCCAATAGAGGGCGCAGTTACACAACAAATAAATCTCCCAATACCTAAAAACTATCATGAACAATACAAGATTTTGGTGAAATAAAACTCACCTTACCACAACATATAAACTGAAAGGATACAAAAATATTTGTCATTCTTTAATCTGTTACACAAGCTCCAAGTCTACAATTgaacaatgtattttttcagttttgagtgctttgttccaacttgtgctccgtcatgcatgctccaagtgtcacactgcttaagaaacagattccttccaactaactatttacgaaaaatgcaatcaataacttatgtgcaaataaatggttacatttcagccagcaacgaagttggagtggcctacacacataaataattaataCACTGTGGTGGTTAACATAATTCACCCACGGAACTATAGGTGGGGGGCGTGTTTAGCACGGACCCTTTTAGCGGACGGAACGGCCGTCCAGTTCAGTCCGGTTTGCCTTTACGAATGTACgttttattgtgttgtgttcattAAAACGTTGTGCTAcactggtgaccccgacgtaGGTCTCGCTGAAGCTTCAGGGGCCAAGACGAACATGGCGAATAATGCTTTTATTAATTTGCAGGAGTCCTTGGAGTTTTCACCGACGGCGTGGTTCGCGCAGACGGAGGCGCAGTTTGCCATCCGTGACGTCACGGACGACACCACACACTACTACCACGTCGTGTCGGCGCTGGGGAGATCCACTGCGACACGGGCGGCGATTTTCATAGCGAATCCCCCGGACCATGGCAAGTACAGGGACCTCAAAGCCTTCCTCTTGAAGACTTTTGGGCTGTCGCAGTCGGAGCGGGCCCAACGCTTGTTGGCTATTCGGGGCCTCGGGGACAGCAAACCCTCTGAGCATATGGAGATGATGCTCAACCTGCTGGGTGCGGAAGAACCTAACTTCCTCTTCATGGAGCTGTTCCTCCAACACATGCCACCGCAGGTCCGGACGGCGCTCGCGGGCACGAGGATTACTGAGCCACGCGCGTTGGCGGAGGAAGCCGACCGTTTTTTCCTGGCTGCTCAGAGTTTCGCACACGAAGTTCTAGCCCCACACACCCATCCGCACGTATGGTACAAAGACCGCAGACCTGTGCTTTGGAGACCAGCGATTCAGGTGGGATTTTGTCACGGCCGacatctcctttcccctccaaGGCGCGGATTTCCTTTGTGCGCACAGTCTGCTTGTAGGCGTGAAAAACAACCGCCTGGTGGACGCACGGACGTTCTCCTTGTTTGAATGTGCCCGCGGTCGAGCGGCTTACGGCGGGctctccagctccctctccGAGGGGGACGAATATCAACGCCTGCTCAGGGAGTTCCCTGGTATAACCCGACCTACCTTTTCCGCGGTCACGGCGAAACATGGTGTAGAGCATCATATAGACACCAAGGGCCCACCCGTCTACGCTAGGGCCCGACGACTTAACCCCGACAGGCTGAAAGTCGCTAGGTCGGAGTTCGCCAACAAGGAGCGCCTGGGCATCATCCGCCGCTCGGACAGCCCCTGGGCCTCACCACTCCACATCGTTCCCAAGCCAGACGGCGGGTGGCGACCTTGTGGGGATTACCGCCGCCTGAACGACGCTACCACGCCCGACCGCTACCCAATCCCGCACATCCAGGACTTCTCAGCACACCTGGTGGGCAAGCGGGTCTTCTCGAAGGTGGACCTGGTACGCGGTTACCACCAGGTGCCGGTGCATCCCTCGGACATCGCCAATACAGCGGTGGTGACGCCGTTCTGGTTATTCAAGTTCCTGCGCATGCCGTTCGGGCTCAAGAACGCGGCTCAGACCTTCCAGCGGTTAATGGACTCGGCGCTCAGGGAGATGCCCTTCGTTTTCGTTTATTTGGACGACATCCTGGTCGCCAGCTCCTCCGAAAAGGAGCACCAGGGTCACCTACGCAACCTCTTCATGAGGCTCGACCAGCACGGGCTAATCATCAACCCGGCGAAGTGCCTGTTCGGGTTGTCCTCCATCCACTTCCTGGGGCATCTCATCAACAAAGAGGGGGCCGCCCCTCTTCCGTCGAAGGTGGAGGCAATTTCTGCTttcccccgcccacacacggcTCGGGCGCTCCGGGAATTCCTGGGGATGGTGACGTTTTACCACCGGTTCATCCGCCAGGCGGCTCACGTCATGCGCCCGCTGTACGGGGCTCTCAAGGACAAGTCCCCTAGCCAGCTAGCCTGGACCgcggagagggagaaggcgtTCGAGGCCACGAAGGCCGCCTTGGGCAAAGCCGCCATGTTGGCCCATCCGTCGCACGATGCCCCCATCGCCATCACCACTGACGCGTCTGACTACGCCGTCGGCGCAGTGCACGAGCAATGGGTCGATGGTGCCTGGCAGCCGCTCGCCTTTTTCAGTCGCCAGTTGACCCCCAGGGAGCGCAAATACAGCGCGTTCGACAGGGAACTCGTGGCTTTCGTGGATCACAAGCCTCTGACATTCTGCATGTCCAAGGTTGCGGAGCCGTGGTCTGCCCGCCAGCAGCGTCAGCTTGCGTACATCTCTGAGTACACCACGGACATCCGACACATTGCTGGCAAGTCTAACGTGGTCGCAGACTGCCTCTCGAGAACGGTCATCGGGGCCGTCCAACTGGGCCTGGATTACGTCTGCATGCGCGTGGACCAGGCCTCCGACCATGGGGTCCAGGCCCTGCTGGAAACCGCTAAGGTTTTCGCGCCTGTTCCCACGTCGCAACACGGCACTCCCACTTTCCGCATGCCCCCCGATCTGCGCACGGTGGACTATGTTTTCATTCGCCACGACGCCCACCGTGGTCCCCTACGCCCTCCTTACGATGGCCCGTTCAGGGTTTTGAGCCACGGAGACAAGTGCCTGGTGGTGGACGTTGGGGGTAGGCCTTAGACCGTTTCCTGGGATAGGGTTAAGCCGGCTAACGTGGACAATTCCAGACGTGGACATTTCCAGGTGGAGGTGGCGCAACCCCCACGCCGGGGACGTCCGCCCCGCGCTGGCCGTTGAGACTCCAGCGACCTCGTTGACCCCCGGGACCTCCGGGGTGGTGGACGGCGCCGACGTGCCTGCTGCTTACTCTTCCTCGGCCCCTGTCATCCGCTCGAGACGGGGTCGGGTCGTCGCTCCTTCCCGTCATGAGGACTTTGACTATGGGAGAAATCTGGGGGGGGCTTGTGTGGTGGTTAACATAATTCACCCACGGAACTATGGGTGGGGGGCGTGTTTAGCACGGGCCCTTTTAGCGGACGGAACGACCGTCCAGTTCattccggtttgactttgcgaATGTACgttttattgtgttgtgttcattAAAACTTTGTGCTTGATACTCCGCCTCCGACTCCCGTCTCTCGGCACTAcaacaccaacattgttaactgtcaggTAGCCAAACAagcaaattaaaaattaaataccaacgctgaaatgttagactattaacaataatataaaatgataccgtaatgcacctgttctttgtcttttgatcttttgaataaatggatcaatatatggtgaatcacaatgatcgcaagcagaggaccgtgagagttattgagcagcagctgaaccagtctaaaaatcggacacgttaacggagcactgaactaggccctctcggatgctaggtccaaacaacatttgtttcactacgactcctttcagctgcacacctctccttctccagaaaaaaataattagagaGAACGGCTAagaaaacgcttgaggtggcgttttgaaaagaaaaaacttacattttttaggacatggcataaagataattatgagcctttgattgatacccagacattttttgcggggACACAATCCtattccccacttgtattggagtgaacggagatatctacttctgggtcccttgaatcgagggacccgtccacagactgcttaaacagctgcaataccagtcttggccgctgagcactggtcgattgcggaagtatgcactgttcctgggggcttggtacTGATAAACGGTTGTCCGCTCGTCTCATTCATATGGTAACAAGGAACTAAAGTTCTCGCGTATGTTTACTGGGACCCACGCCGGCGAGGgacatctacattccgattggctggtgccggtcatttacagccgaaacctactagctcatttgcatagagttCAGCTtttttcaactctcatttaaagctttacagctttaaagctatGCTCAAGCGTTTTATCGCTCCTATCGCTTAtgtctaatagaaagtgaatgggcgTTTATCACTCAAAACGCTTtgcagcttttggtgtgaacgcacagtaataTACACATTTCTTTGTATATGTAATGTTCGGTTCCCTCGGTAAAGGGACAAttgcaccccctatcgcctattgacaattacttcaggggggacgttcctccctcagccctgcctccctccattgactcccattcatttcccctaaagtgttggcggccggtgtataacatggggttcaatcATGGAcctatggagagagaggaaagtcctcctctgagtgggtttgactagctaagggatctggatcCCGCCTACGTCTGTTCATGGCGcatggctgcgctatgaaccaataagcaggagccctggctgtggagtagcctggagggaggggttatccaTCAAGTCTAGGCTACGAGAACCAACAAACCCGCTCAGTcgtatgcctcgtttccaccgagcggtgcgTCACTGTTCGTTGCGGTACAGTGCGGCCAGGGGCGTAGGGGGGACAGGCACTTGATtgtcaacgggggggggggctattttaagtgcaatatttattcataatgtcGAAATATAACACTCTGAATAAGAAAAATAAGTCTAGTTAACAGTATTTACAAAGAAGTGGAATCCGGTACACAAGGCTTGCTTTTCTTGTTTCTTTATCGGATGTTAGTTTCTTCATAACTTTGTTTTTGTAGAACTGtaacctcatcctcatcgtcatccgcttatccggggtcgggtcgcggggggagcagctcaagcaaggggccccagacttccctttcccgggccacattgaccagctctgacggggggatcccgaggcgttcccaggccagtgttgagatataatctctccacctagtcctgggtcttccccgaggtctcctccccactggacgtgcctgaaacacctcccaaggaaggcgcccagtgggcatccttaccagatgcccgaaccacctcagctgactcctttctaagtaaaggagcagcggctctaatccgagttcctcacggatggctgagcttctcaccctatccctaagggagacgccagccacccttctgagaaaactcatctcggccgcttgtacccgcgatctcgtcctttcggtcatcacccagccctcatgaccataggtgaggataggaacgaagatcgaccggtagatcgagagctttgccttgcggctcagctctcttttcgttacaacggtgcggtaaagcgaacgcaataccgcccccgctgctccgattctccggccaatctcacgctccatagtaccctcactcgcgaacaagaccccgaggtacttgaactccttcacctgggctaaggactcatttcctacccggagtaagcaatccaccggtttcctgctaagagtcatggcctcagatttagcggtgctgatcctcatcccagccgcttcacactcggccgccagccgatccagtgagtgctgaaggtcacaggccgatgatccaatgaggaccacatcatctgcaaaaagcagtgacgagatcctcagaccaccgaactgcaacccctccccaccacgactacgcctcgatatcctgtccatgtatatcacaaacaggattggtgacaaggcgcagccctggcggagaccagcacccactgagaacgaaactgactggctgccgagaacacgaacacagctctcgctttgggagtacaaagattggatggccctgaggatagacccccttaccccatactcccgcagcacctcccacagtttctcccgggggacccggtcatacgccttctccagatccacaaaacacatgtagaccggatgggcatactcccaggccccctccaggatccttgcgagagtgaagagctggtccgtagttccacgtccggggcgaaaaccgcattgttcctcttcaatctgaggttcgacgatcggccgaaccctcctttccagcaccttggagtagactttaccagggaggctgagaagtgtgataccccggtaattggcacacactctctggtccccctttttgaacaggggaaccaccaccccggtttgccactcctttggcactgtacccgactcccacgcaatgttgaataggcgtgtcaaccatgacagcccctcaacacccagagcctttagcatttctggctggatctcatcaatccctggggctttgccactgcggagatgtttgactacctcagtgacctccaccagggaaattgacgacgaaacaccatcaacctcgagctctgcctccaacatagagggcgtgttattcggattcaggagttcctcaaagtgttccttccaacgtccgacgacctcctcagttgaggtcaacagagtcccatccttactgtacacagcttggatggttccccgtttccccctcctgaggtgccggatagtcttccagaaacactttggtgccgaccgaaagtccttctccatggcctctccgaacttctcccacacccgctgcttagcctccgacacggcagccgctgcagcccttcgagcctgtcggtaccctgcaaccgagtcaggagtcctccaggatatcatatcccggaaggcctccttcttcagtcggacggcttccctgaccaccggtgtccaccacggtgtccgagggttaccgccccttgaggagcctaagaccctgaggccacagctagccaccgcagcttcagcaatggaggctttgaacaccgcccactccggctcaatgcccccaacctccacaggaatgccagaaaagctccgccggaggtgtgagttgaagatacctaggacgggggcctcctccagacgttcccagttcacccgcactactcgtttgggcttaccaggtctatccggaaatttcccccattccctgatccaactcacaaccagatggtggtcggttgacagttccgcccctctctttacccgagtgtccaaaacatgcggcctcagatcagatgacacgatcacgaaatcgatcatcgatcttcggcctagggtactctggtaccaggtacacttatgagcacccttatgttcgaacatggtgtttgttatggataatccatgactagcacagaagtccaataacaaacgaccgctcgggtttagatcagggaggccgttcctccccaccacgcctctccaggtgtctccatcgttacccacgtgggcgttgaagtctcccagcagaactacggagtcccctactggagccccatacaggactccattcagggtctccaagaaggccgagtactctgagctgctgtttggtgcatatgcacaaacaacagtcagagttttcccccctacaacccttaggcgcagggaggcgaccctctcgtctaccggggtaaactccaacaccgcggcgctcagccggggatttatgagtatccccacacccgcccggcgcctcacgccctcggcaactccggagaagaatagagtccaacccttatccaggagtacggtaccagagctgagactgtgcgtggaggtaagccccaccagatctaactgatagcgctccacctccctcacaagctccggttcctttccccacagcgaggtgacgttccacgtccccagagccagcttctgccgcccgggtctggtccgtcgagacccctgaccttcgctgccacccatgtggctgcgcacccgaccccaacgggtcttcccacaggtggtgggcccatgggatgaagagagggggggtgccacgtagtttgttcgggctgtgcccgaccgggctccgtggcaaacccggccaccaggcgctcgccatcgagccctccgtctgggcctggctccagacgggggccccgggcttcctccgggccgggtcacatctcctcttttttcgttcttcattggagttttttgaaccattcttagtctggcccctcacctgagaccactctgccatgagagaccctaccaggagcacaaggctcccgacaacacagctctcaggttcacagggacacgcaaacctctccaccacgataaggtgacggttccaggagaggttcCAGAGAACTGTaacaaatacagaaataaaaacatatatacatttagAGGTCTTGCATCATTACTAACACACGGGAATCTGAGAGCTAGTATTGCTAACAGATACAGATTACATTTTACACTTTAACTTGATCAGAATCATAACATAAAATCTGAACACAAACTCGTATGAAGTGATCTGATTTTAACTTACAGACAAATCATTTCTATAGTTCAAACGTATTTGATAGTTTGCGAGAGTGATAGTACGGCAGGGTCTTTCCTTGTCGAGTGAATCAGGAAGAGAACCGGAAGTAGGTTTGCGGTTGTTTATAGCGTCGTCAATATCACAATTTGACCACAGGGTGGCAGTATTTAACAAACTAAGGAAAGAATACATTTCTTACGGAAGGCAGAACACTCCCTGCTTGGTATAATTATATTATGCCACTATAAATCATTAAACAACAGTAAACACGTTTGTGGCAACTAAAGTCCTCTAAAATTACTCAGAAAGGAGCACTACAATTTCTGAAATAGGCCTCAAAAGCACTTTAGAAGTTCCTTCTTTTACTATTCTAACTTCCACCTTACGGATCCTCTTGTCACCGCTCGACAGAGTGTTAACGATTACTCCCACAGGCCATTCGTTTCTGTGGGCTGgttgtccttgagcaagacgacGTCGCCGGCTTTGACATTTGGCCTTTCGTCAGTCCATTTTCTGCGGCCTTGCAGTGTTGATAGGTAGTCCCTTCTCCACCTTTTCCAAAAGGTGTTCGCAAGGCACTGGACATGTTTCCATTGCTTCCCGTGTAGATCAGCCATTTGGAAGTTCCTAGAAGGGGCTGAGATGGCACTCATCTTCTGGGTAAGCAGCATCGCTGGGGTGAGGACTGCAGGCATATCGGGATCAGAGGACACTGGGACCAGGGGCCTGGTATTCATGAATGCCCTCACCTCAGACATGAGAGTGCTCAGGATCTCGCGTGTGAGGCGGATGTGTCCTGGCTGAAGCAGCATGGCTCGGCATGGCTGTAGCTTGGCGAGGCTGTAGCTTGGCGTGGCGTGACTGTAGCTTGGCAAGGCTGTAGCTTGGCATGGCGTGACTGTAGCTTGGCGAGGCTGTAGCTTGTCGAGGATGTAGCTTGGCGTGGCTGTAGCTTGGCGAGGCTGTAGCTTGGCGAGGCTGTAGCTTGGCGAGGCTGTAGCTTGGCGAGGCTGTAGCTTGGCGTGGCTGTAGCTTGGCGTGGCTGTAGCTTGGCATGGCTGTAGCTTGGCGAGGCTGTAGCTTGGCGTGGCTGTAGCTTGGCGAGGCTGTAGCTTGGCGAGGCTGTAGCTTGGCGTGGCTGTAGCTTGGCGAGGGTGTAGCTTGGCGTGGCTGTAGCTTGGCGTGGCTGTAGCCTGGCGTGGCTGTAGCTCGGCGTGGCTGTAGCTCGGCGTGGCTGTAGCCTGGCGTGGCTGTAGCTCGGCGTGGCTGTAGCTCGGCGTGGCTGTAGCTTGGCGTGGCGTGGCTGTAGCCTGTCGTGACTGTAGCCTGTCGTGGCTGTAGCTTGGCGTGGCTGGCTTGGTCGTTGACCAGCATTTTCTGCATGAACTCCATGTAGTGACTATTCGTTTCTGGCTTTTTCTCCAGAGTCTTTCTGAGACAGCAGAGACGTTTGACAGCCTGTTCCCGGTTGCTTGGAAGAGGTCGTCGTGATGACCGGAACGGCAAGGGTGTTACCCAGCTGTGGTCGATGTCCTGGAAGACCTCTCTGTCCATGATGGTCGGGAATGCTTTGTCGTCCATTGACAACGCTGTCAGTTGTCGTCTCTGGAGCTTTCAAACACTGCGTGGCCGAGGCTGTCTGTGCTTGTTGCCCAGCCTGTGTCTTCATCACGGGGGGATGAGAGACGGTTGTGTCGCTGCGGTGCGCTGTTGTGGTACTCCTTCACGTGGATGTTGtttggacagggagagagaaaggatgtTCGTCCATTTTGCAGCACGTTGGCTTTGTACACGTTAACTTGGTTGTGGGCTGCCCCCAGGCAGACGGCACCCACGATGACCCAGCCCAGGTCCAGCCTTTGAGCGTATGGAGCGTTGTGTGGCCCGTTGATTTGTTCACGCACCTTATGCACCCTGAGGATGTCT
It includes:
- the LOC115555034 gene encoding uncharacterized protein LOC115555034, with amino-acid sequence MDDKAFPTIMDREVFQDIDHSWPATPSYSHDRLQSRQATATPRQATATPSYSHAELQPRQATATPSYSHAELQPRQATATPSYSHAKLHPRQATATPSYSLAKLQPRQATATPSYSLAKLQPCQATATPSYSHAKLQPRQATASPSYSLAKLQPRQATATPSYILDKLQPRQATVTPCQATALPSYSHATPSYSLAKLQPCRAMLLQPGHIRLTREILSTLMSEVRAFMNTRPLVPVSSDPDMPAVLTPAMLLTQKMSAISAPSRNFQMADLHGKQWKHVQCLANTFWKRWRRDYLSTLQGRRKWTDERPNVKAGDVVLLKDNQPTETNGLWE